A region of Centropristis striata isolate RG_2023a ecotype Rhode Island chromosome 17, C.striata_1.0, whole genome shotgun sequence DNA encodes the following proteins:
- the LOC131989995 gene encoding low affinity immunoglobulin gamma Fc region receptor II-c-like, with protein MFEGQSVSLSCEEDDSSAGWTLRRNTTRDTRTQCGAEWGRPAGSSCDIDYILPWESGVYWCESGVGATSNTINITVTDGPVILQSPVLPVMEGHDVTLRCKTISGVLPADFYKDGSFLRTERKGYMTIRHVSRSDEGLYKCHISSFGESEPSWVTVTAPPPASSPLNLVLRLVCHLVVFYPYCISTVIMLSLYRHIATGNDRPVSVAMTPPTQADEGLDDEYDDVITVVTTEHHF; from the exons ATGTTTGAAGgacagtctgtctctctgagctgTGAGGAGGACGACAGCTCTGCTGGATGGACTCTGAGGAGGAACACAACCAGAGACACCAGGACTCAGTGTGGAGCTGAGTGGGGACGACCAGCTGGTTCATCATGTGACATTGACTACATCCTTCCATGGGAGAGTGGAGTTTACTGGTGTGAGTCCGGAGTGGGAGCAACCAGTAACACCATCAACATCACTGTCACTG ATGGTCCAGTGATCCTGCAGAGTCCTGTCCTCCCTGTGATGGAGGGACATGATGTCACTCTGCGCTGTAAAACAATATCCGGTGTCCTCCCAGCTGATTTCTATAAAGATGGCTCCTTCCTCAGGACTGAGCGTAAAGGTTACATGACCATCCGCCATGTTTCCAGGTCTGATGAAGGTCTCTACAAGTGTCACATCAGCAGTTTTGGAGAGTCTGAACCCAGCTGGGTCACTGTCACAG CCCCGCCTCCTGCCTCCAGCCCCCTCAACCTTGTCCTCCGACTGGTCTGCCACCTGGTGGTGTTCTATCCGTACTGCATCTCCACTGTCATTATGTTGTCTTTATATCGACACATAGCCACAG GAAATGACCGGCCCGTCTCCGTGGCGATGACTCCGCCCACCCAGGCTGACGAGGGATTGGATGATGagtatgatgatgtcatcactgttGTCACCACAGAGCATCACTTCTAA
- the LOC131989269 gene encoding low affinity immunoglobulin gamma Fc region receptor III-like, protein MGQTSLQQLVFLSSLLICTTNQASLTVSLSSSQMFEGQSVSLSCEEDDSSAGWTLRRNTTRDTRTQCGAEWGQSAGSSCDISYIFPWDSGVYWCESREGATSNTINITVTGGPVILQSPVLPVMEGHDVTLRCKTETSSNLPAGFYKDGSFIRTEPEGHMTIRHVSRSDEGLYKCHISSVGESEPSWVTVTGKPTTTYSPPTEAPPPVTEAPPPACAHLHLMHRLFYHLGVFCPYCISTFIMVFLYRHRATGNDRPVSMAMTPPTQADKGLDDEYDDVIAVVTTEHHF, encoded by the exons ATGGGGCaaacatctcttcagcagctcgtct TTCTGAGCTCACTGCTGATCTGCACCACAAACCAAG CCTCTCTGACTGTGAGTCTCAGCAGCTCTCAGATGTTTGAAGgacagtctgtctctctgagctgTGAGGAGGACGACAGCTCTGCTGGATGGACTCTGAGGAGGAACACAACCAGAGACACCAGGACTCAGTGTGGAGCTGAGTGGGGACAATCAGCTGGTTCATCCTGTGACATCAGCTACATCTTTCCATGGGACAGTGGAGTTTACTGGTGTGAGTCCAGAGAGGGAGCAACCAGTAACACCATCAACATCACTGTCACTG GTGGTCCAGTGATCCTGCAGAGTCCTGTCCTCCCTGTGATGGAGGGACATGATGTCACTCTGCGCTGTAAAACAGAGACGTCCTCCAACCTCCCAGCTGGTTTCTATAAAGATGGCTCCTTCATCAGGACTGAGCCTGAAGGTCACATGACCATCCGCCATGTTTCCAGGTCTGATGAAGGTCTCTACAAGTGTCACATCAGCAGTGTTGGAGAGTCTGAACCCAGCTGGGTCACTGTCACAG GAAAACCTACGACCACATACTCACCTCCCactgaagccccgccccctgtcACTGAAGCCCCGCCTCCTGCCTGCGCCCACCTCCACCTTATGCACCGACTGTTCTACCACCTGGGGGTGTTCTGTCCGTACTGCATCTCCACTTTCATCATGGTGTTTTTATATCGACACAGAGCCACAG GAAATGACCGGCCCGTCTCCATGGCGATGACTCCGCCCACCCAGGCTGACAAGGGATTGGATGATGAGTATGATGATGTCATCGCTGTTGTCACCACAGAGCATCACTTCTAA
- the LOC131989268 gene encoding Fc receptor-like B produces the protein MGQTSLQRLVFLSSLLICTTNQASLTVSPSSSQMFVGQSVSLSCEEDDSSAGWTLRRNTTDETRTQCGAGWRQLAGSSCDTNYILPWDSGVYWCESREGATSNTINITVTGGPVILQSPVLPVMEGHDVTLRCKTISGVLPAGFYKDGSFLRTGRKGHMTIRHVSRSDEGLYKCRISSVGESEPSWVTVTGKLMTTPSPPTEAPPPASSPLHLMRRLFYRLGVFCPYCISTFIMVSLYRHIATGNDRPVSVVMTPPTQADEGLDDEYDDVIAVVTTEHHF, from the exons ATGGGGCAAACATCTCTTCAGCGGCTCGTCT TTCTGAGCTCACTGCTGATCTGCACCACAAACCAAG CCTCTCTGACTGTGAGTCCCAGCAGCTCTCAGATGTTTGTAGgacagtctgtctctctgagctgTGAGGAGGACGACAGCTCTGCTGGATGGACTCTGAGGAGGAACACAACTGATGAAACCAGGACTCAGTGTGGAGCTGGTTGGAGACAATTAGCTGGTTCATCATGTGACACCAACTACATCCTTCCATGGGACAGTGGAGTTTACTGGTGTGAGTCCAGAGAGGGAGCAACCAGTAACACCATCAACATCACTGTCACTG GTGGTCCAGTGATCCTGCAGAGTCCTGTCCTCCCTGTGATGGAGGGACATGATGTCACTCTGCGCTGTAAAACAATATCCGGTGTCCTCCCAGCTGGTTTCTATAAAGATGGCTCCTTCCTCAGGACTGGGCGTAAAGGTCACATGACCATCCGCCATGTTTCCAGGTCTGATGAAGGTCTCTACAAGTGTCGCATCAGCAGTGTTGGAGAGTCTGAACCCAGCTGGGTCACTGTCACAG GAAAACTTATGACCACTCCCTCACCTCCCACTGAAGCCCCGCCTCCTGCCTCCAGCCCCCTCCACCTTATGCGCCGACTGTTCTACCGCCTGGGGGTGTTCTGTCCGTACTGCATCTCCACTTTCATCATGGTGTCTTTATATCGACACATAGCCACAG GAAATGACCGGCCCGTCTCCGTGGTGATGACTCCGCCCACCCAGGCTGACGAGGGATTGGATGATGAGTATGATGATGTCATCGCTGTTGTCACCACAGAGCATCACTTCTAA